Proteins from a single region of Calditrichota bacterium:
- the rpmA gene encoding 50S ribosomal protein L27 has product MDREEVESMAHKKGVGSSRNGRDSNPQMLGVKRFDGQLVTAGSILVRQRGTHIHPGTNVGIGKDNTLFALVDGRVKFERRGRDRKVVSVYA; this is encoded by the coding sequence GTGGACCGCGAGGAGGTTGAGAGCATGGCACATAAGAAAGGTGTTGGCAGTTCCCGAAACGGCCGCGACAGCAATCCCCAGATGCTGGGCGTCAAACGCTTTGACGGCCAGCTGGTGACCGCCGGGAGCATTTTGGTCCGCCAGCGCGGCACGCACATCCATCCAGGGACTAACGTGGGCATTGGCAAAGACAACACCCTTTTTGCGCTGGTAGACGGCAGAGTCAAGTTCGAGCGTCGTGGCAGAGACAGGAAAGTGGTCAGCGTGTACGCTTGA
- the rplU gene encoding 50S ribosomal protein L21, with protein MYAIVDIAGKQFRVEQGAEIIAPKVDAEVGATLDFGLVYLLADQGEVHVGTPTIEGASVQATVVAHGRGPKIIVFKKKRRKGYKVKKGHRQHYTRLKIEKILAA; from the coding sequence ATGTACGCGATTGTGGACATAGCAGGCAAGCAGTTTCGGGTGGAGCAAGGTGCTGAAATCATCGCCCCGAAGGTTGATGCCGAGGTTGGTGCCACCCTGGACTTTGGCCTGGTCTATTTGCTGGCCGATCAGGGGGAAGTGCACGTGGGCACACCGACCATCGAAGGGGCGTCCGTGCAGGCGACAGTGGTCGCCCATGGCCGTGGTCCCAAGATCATCGTTTTCAAGAAAAAGCGCCGCAAAGGCTACAAGGTCAAGAAGGGCCATCGGCAGCACTACACCCGCCTGAAGATTGAAAAGATTCTCGCCGCGTGA